One genomic segment of Vulpes vulpes isolate BD-2025 chromosome 2, VulVul3, whole genome shotgun sequence includes these proteins:
- the VEZF1 gene encoding vascular endothelial zinc finger 1 isoform X3 → MAAHEASHHQQQAAQNSLLPLLSSAVEPPDQKPLLPIPITQKPQAAPETLKDAIGIKKEKPKTSFVCTYCSKAFRDSYHLRRHESCHTGIKLVSRSKKTPTTVVPLISTIAGDSSRTSLVSTIAGILSTVTTSSSGTNPSSSASTTAMPVTQSVKKPSKPVKKNHACEMCGKAFRDVYHLNRHKLSHSDEKPFECPVCNQRFKRKDRMTYHVRSHEGGITKPYTCSVCGKGFSRPDHLSCHVKHVHSTERPFKCQFSSLMQTCTAAFATKDRLRTHMVRHEGKVSCNICGKLLSAAYITSHLKTHGQSQSINCNTCKQGISKTCMSEETSSQKQQQQQQQQQQQHVTSWPGKQVETLRLWEEAVKARKKEAANLCQTSTAATTPVTLTTPFNITSSVSSGTMSNPVTVAAAMSMRSPVNVSSAVNITSPMNIGHPVTITSPLSMTSPLTLTTPVNLPTPVTAPVNIAHPVTITSPMNLPTPMTLAAPLNIAMRPVESMPFLPQALPTSPPW, encoded by the exons ATGGCA GCCCATGAAGCCTCCCATCACCAACAGCAGGCAGCACAGAACAGCTTGCTGCCCCTCCTGAGCTCTGCTGTGGAGCCCCCTGATCAGAAACCATTGCTTCCAATACCAATAACTCAGAAACCTCAAGCAGCACCAGAAACATTAAAGGATGCCATtgggattaaaaaagaaaaacccaaaacttcATTTGTGTGCACTTACTGCAGCAAAGCTTTCAGGGACAGCTATCACCTGAGGCGCCATGAGTCCTGCCACACAGGGATCAAGTTGGTGTCCCGGTCAAAGAAAACCCCCACCACGGTGGTTCCCCTCATCTCCACCATTGCTGGGGACAGCAGCAGAACTTCGTTGGTCTCGACCATTGCTGGCATCTTATCAACAGTCACTACATCTTCCTCGGGCACCAACCCCAGCAGCAGTGCCAGCACCACAGCTATGCCCGTGACCCAGTCTGTCAAGAAACCCAGTAAGCCTGTCAAGAAGAACCATGCTTGTGAGATGTGTGGGAAGGCCTTCCGAGATGTGTACCACCTCAATCGGCACAAGCTCTCCCATTCGGACGAAAAGCCCTTCGAGTGTCCTGTTTGTAATCAGCGCTTCAAGAGGAAGGACCGGATGACTTACCATGTGAGGTCTCATGAAGGAGGCATCACCAAACCCTATACTTGCAGTGTTTGTGGGAAAGGCTTCTCGAG GCCTGACCACTTAAGCTGTCACGTAAAACATGTCCATTCAACAGAAAGACCCTTCAAATGCCAA ttttcctccCTCATGCAGACGTGCACTGCTGCCTTTGCCACCAAAGACAGACTGCGGACACACATGGTGCGCCACGAAGGCAAGGTATCGTGTAACATCTGTGGGAAGCTTCTGAGTGCAGCGTACATCACCAGCCACTTAAAGACACATGGGCAGAGCCAAAGTATCAACTGTAATACATGTAAACAAGGCATCAGTAAAA CATGCATGAGTGAAGAAACCAGcagccagaagcagcagcagcagcagcagcaacagcagcagcagcatgtgACAAGCTGGCCAGGGAAGCAGGTGGAGACACTGAGACTGTGGGAGGAAGCTGTCAAGGCAAGAAAGAAAG AAGCTGCTAACCTGTGCCAAACCTCCACGGCTGCTACGACACCTGTGACTCTCACTACTCCATTCAATATAACGTCCTCTGTGTCGTCTGGGACGATGTCAAACCCAGTCACAGTGGCAGCTGCAATGAGCATGAGAAGTCCAGTAAATGTTTCAAGTGCAGTTAACATAACCAGCCCAATGAACATAGGGCACCCTGTAACTATAACCAGTCCATTATCCATGACCTCTCCTTTAACACTTACTACCCCAGTCAACCTTCCCACCCCAGTCACTGCTCCAGTGAATATAGCACACCCTGTCACCATCACGTCTCCAATGAACCTGCCCACACCTATGACGTTAGCTGCCCCTCTCAATATAGCAATGAGGCCTGTAGAGAGCATGCCTTTCTTACCCCAAGCTTTGCCTACATCACCACCTTGGTAA
- the VEZF1 gene encoding vascular endothelial zinc finger 1 isoform X4, with product MAAHEASHHQQQAAQNSLLPLLSSAVEPPDQKPLLPIPITQKPQAAPETLKDAIGIKKEKPKTSFVCTYCSKAFRDSYHLRRHESCHTGIKLVSRSKKTPTTVVPLISTIAGDSSRTSLVSTIAGILSTVTTSSSGTNPSSSASTTAMPVTQSVKKPSKPVKKNHACEMCGKAFRDVYHLNRHKLSHSDEKPFECPVCNQRFKRKDRMTYHVRSHEGGITKPYTCSVCGKGFSRPDHLSCHVKHVHSTERPFKCQTCTAAFATKDRLRTHMVRHEGKVSCNICGKLLSAAYITSHLKTHGQSQSINCNTCKQGISKTCMSEETSSQKQQQQQQQQQQQHVTSWPGKQVETLRLWEEAVKARKKEAANLCQTSTAATTPVTLTTPFNITSSVSSGTMSNPVTVAAAMSMRSPVNVSSAVNITSPMNIGHPVTITSPLSMTSPLTLTTPVNLPTPVTAPVNIAHPVTITSPMNLPTPMTLAAPLNIAMRPVESMPFLPQALPTSPPW from the exons ATGGCA GCCCATGAAGCCTCCCATCACCAACAGCAGGCAGCACAGAACAGCTTGCTGCCCCTCCTGAGCTCTGCTGTGGAGCCCCCTGATCAGAAACCATTGCTTCCAATACCAATAACTCAGAAACCTCAAGCAGCACCAGAAACATTAAAGGATGCCATtgggattaaaaaagaaaaacccaaaacttcATTTGTGTGCACTTACTGCAGCAAAGCTTTCAGGGACAGCTATCACCTGAGGCGCCATGAGTCCTGCCACACAGGGATCAAGTTGGTGTCCCGGTCAAAGAAAACCCCCACCACGGTGGTTCCCCTCATCTCCACCATTGCTGGGGACAGCAGCAGAACTTCGTTGGTCTCGACCATTGCTGGCATCTTATCAACAGTCACTACATCTTCCTCGGGCACCAACCCCAGCAGCAGTGCCAGCACCACAGCTATGCCCGTGACCCAGTCTGTCAAGAAACCCAGTAAGCCTGTCAAGAAGAACCATGCTTGTGAGATGTGTGGGAAGGCCTTCCGAGATGTGTACCACCTCAATCGGCACAAGCTCTCCCATTCGGACGAAAAGCCCTTCGAGTGTCCTGTTTGTAATCAGCGCTTCAAGAGGAAGGACCGGATGACTTACCATGTGAGGTCTCATGAAGGAGGCATCACCAAACCCTATACTTGCAGTGTTTGTGGGAAAGGCTTCTCGAG GCCTGACCACTTAAGCTGTCACGTAAAACATGTCCATTCAACAGAAAGACCCTTCAAATGCCAA ACGTGCACTGCTGCCTTTGCCACCAAAGACAGACTGCGGACACACATGGTGCGCCACGAAGGCAAGGTATCGTGTAACATCTGTGGGAAGCTTCTGAGTGCAGCGTACATCACCAGCCACTTAAAGACACATGGGCAGAGCCAAAGTATCAACTGTAATACATGTAAACAAGGCATCAGTAAAA CATGCATGAGTGAAGAAACCAGcagccagaagcagcagcagcagcagcagcaacagcagcagcagcatgtgACAAGCTGGCCAGGGAAGCAGGTGGAGACACTGAGACTGTGGGAGGAAGCTGTCAAGGCAAGAAAGAAAG AAGCTGCTAACCTGTGCCAAACCTCCACGGCTGCTACGACACCTGTGACTCTCACTACTCCATTCAATATAACGTCCTCTGTGTCGTCTGGGACGATGTCAAACCCAGTCACAGTGGCAGCTGCAATGAGCATGAGAAGTCCAGTAAATGTTTCAAGTGCAGTTAACATAACCAGCCCAATGAACATAGGGCACCCTGTAACTATAACCAGTCCATTATCCATGACCTCTCCTTTAACACTTACTACCCCAGTCAACCTTCCCACCCCAGTCACTGCTCCAGTGAATATAGCACACCCTGTCACCATCACGTCTCCAATGAACCTGCCCACACCTATGACGTTAGCTGCCCCTCTCAATATAGCAATGAGGCCTGTAGAGAGCATGCCTTTCTTACCCCAAGCTTTGCCTACATCACCACCTTGGTAA
- the VEZF1 gene encoding vascular endothelial zinc finger 1 isoform X2 produces MEANWTAFLFQAHEASHHQQQAAQNSLLPLLSSAVEPPDQKPLLPIPITQKPQAAPETLKDAIGIKKEKPKTSFVCTYCSKAFRDSYHLRRHESCHTGIKLVSRSKKTPTTVVPLISTIAGDSSRTSLVSTIAGILSTVTTSSSGTNPSSSASTTAMPVTQSVKKPSKPVKKNHACEMCGKAFRDVYHLNRHKLSHSDEKPFECPVCNQRFKRKDRMTYHVRSHEGGITKPYTCSVCGKGFSRPDHLSCHVKHVHSTERPFKCQTCTAAFATKDRLRTHMVRHEGKVSCNICGKLLSAAYITSHLKTHGQSQSINCNTCKQGISKTCMSEETSSQKQQQQQQQQQQQHVTSWPGKQVETLRLWEEAVKARKKEAANLCQTSTAATTPVTLTTPFNITSSVSSGTMSNPVTVAAAMSMRSPVNVSSAVNITSPMNIGHPVTITSPLSMTSPLTLTTPVNLPTPVTAPVNIAHPVTITSPMNLPTPMTLAAPLNIAMRPVESMPFLPQALPTSPPW; encoded by the exons ATGGAGGCCAACTGGACCGCGTTCCTGTTCCAG GCCCATGAAGCCTCCCATCACCAACAGCAGGCAGCACAGAACAGCTTGCTGCCCCTCCTGAGCTCTGCTGTGGAGCCCCCTGATCAGAAACCATTGCTTCCAATACCAATAACTCAGAAACCTCAAGCAGCACCAGAAACATTAAAGGATGCCATtgggattaaaaaagaaaaacccaaaacttcATTTGTGTGCACTTACTGCAGCAAAGCTTTCAGGGACAGCTATCACCTGAGGCGCCATGAGTCCTGCCACACAGGGATCAAGTTGGTGTCCCGGTCAAAGAAAACCCCCACCACGGTGGTTCCCCTCATCTCCACCATTGCTGGGGACAGCAGCAGAACTTCGTTGGTCTCGACCATTGCTGGCATCTTATCAACAGTCACTACATCTTCCTCGGGCACCAACCCCAGCAGCAGTGCCAGCACCACAGCTATGCCCGTGACCCAGTCTGTCAAGAAACCCAGTAAGCCTGTCAAGAAGAACCATGCTTGTGAGATGTGTGGGAAGGCCTTCCGAGATGTGTACCACCTCAATCGGCACAAGCTCTCCCATTCGGACGAAAAGCCCTTCGAGTGTCCTGTTTGTAATCAGCGCTTCAAGAGGAAGGACCGGATGACTTACCATGTGAGGTCTCATGAAGGAGGCATCACCAAACCCTATACTTGCAGTGTTTGTGGGAAAGGCTTCTCGAG GCCTGACCACTTAAGCTGTCACGTAAAACATGTCCATTCAACAGAAAGACCCTTCAAATGCCAA ACGTGCACTGCTGCCTTTGCCACCAAAGACAGACTGCGGACACACATGGTGCGCCACGAAGGCAAGGTATCGTGTAACATCTGTGGGAAGCTTCTGAGTGCAGCGTACATCACCAGCCACTTAAAGACACATGGGCAGAGCCAAAGTATCAACTGTAATACATGTAAACAAGGCATCAGTAAAA CATGCATGAGTGAAGAAACCAGcagccagaagcagcagcagcagcagcagcaacagcagcagcagcatgtgACAAGCTGGCCAGGGAAGCAGGTGGAGACACTGAGACTGTGGGAGGAAGCTGTCAAGGCAAGAAAGAAAG AAGCTGCTAACCTGTGCCAAACCTCCACGGCTGCTACGACACCTGTGACTCTCACTACTCCATTCAATATAACGTCCTCTGTGTCGTCTGGGACGATGTCAAACCCAGTCACAGTGGCAGCTGCAATGAGCATGAGAAGTCCAGTAAATGTTTCAAGTGCAGTTAACATAACCAGCCCAATGAACATAGGGCACCCTGTAACTATAACCAGTCCATTATCCATGACCTCTCCTTTAACACTTACTACCCCAGTCAACCTTCCCACCCCAGTCACTGCTCCAGTGAATATAGCACACCCTGTCACCATCACGTCTCCAATGAACCTGCCCACACCTATGACGTTAGCTGCCCCTCTCAATATAGCAATGAGGCCTGTAGAGAGCATGCCTTTCTTACCCCAAGCTTTGCCTACATCACCACCTTGGTAA
- the VEZF1 gene encoding vascular endothelial zinc finger 1 isoform X1 → MEANWTAFLFQAHEASHHQQQAAQNSLLPLLSSAVEPPDQKPLLPIPITQKPQAAPETLKDAIGIKKEKPKTSFVCTYCSKAFRDSYHLRRHESCHTGIKLVSRSKKTPTTVVPLISTIAGDSSRTSLVSTIAGILSTVTTSSSGTNPSSSASTTAMPVTQSVKKPSKPVKKNHACEMCGKAFRDVYHLNRHKLSHSDEKPFECPVCNQRFKRKDRMTYHVRSHEGGITKPYTCSVCGKGFSRPDHLSCHVKHVHSTERPFKCQFSSLMQTCTAAFATKDRLRTHMVRHEGKVSCNICGKLLSAAYITSHLKTHGQSQSINCNTCKQGISKTCMSEETSSQKQQQQQQQQQQQHVTSWPGKQVETLRLWEEAVKARKKEAANLCQTSTAATTPVTLTTPFNITSSVSSGTMSNPVTVAAAMSMRSPVNVSSAVNITSPMNIGHPVTITSPLSMTSPLTLTTPVNLPTPVTAPVNIAHPVTITSPMNLPTPMTLAAPLNIAMRPVESMPFLPQALPTSPPW, encoded by the exons ATGGAGGCCAACTGGACCGCGTTCCTGTTCCAG GCCCATGAAGCCTCCCATCACCAACAGCAGGCAGCACAGAACAGCTTGCTGCCCCTCCTGAGCTCTGCTGTGGAGCCCCCTGATCAGAAACCATTGCTTCCAATACCAATAACTCAGAAACCTCAAGCAGCACCAGAAACATTAAAGGATGCCATtgggattaaaaaagaaaaacccaaaacttcATTTGTGTGCACTTACTGCAGCAAAGCTTTCAGGGACAGCTATCACCTGAGGCGCCATGAGTCCTGCCACACAGGGATCAAGTTGGTGTCCCGGTCAAAGAAAACCCCCACCACGGTGGTTCCCCTCATCTCCACCATTGCTGGGGACAGCAGCAGAACTTCGTTGGTCTCGACCATTGCTGGCATCTTATCAACAGTCACTACATCTTCCTCGGGCACCAACCCCAGCAGCAGTGCCAGCACCACAGCTATGCCCGTGACCCAGTCTGTCAAGAAACCCAGTAAGCCTGTCAAGAAGAACCATGCTTGTGAGATGTGTGGGAAGGCCTTCCGAGATGTGTACCACCTCAATCGGCACAAGCTCTCCCATTCGGACGAAAAGCCCTTCGAGTGTCCTGTTTGTAATCAGCGCTTCAAGAGGAAGGACCGGATGACTTACCATGTGAGGTCTCATGAAGGAGGCATCACCAAACCCTATACTTGCAGTGTTTGTGGGAAAGGCTTCTCGAG GCCTGACCACTTAAGCTGTCACGTAAAACATGTCCATTCAACAGAAAGACCCTTCAAATGCCAA ttttcctccCTCATGCAGACGTGCACTGCTGCCTTTGCCACCAAAGACAGACTGCGGACACACATGGTGCGCCACGAAGGCAAGGTATCGTGTAACATCTGTGGGAAGCTTCTGAGTGCAGCGTACATCACCAGCCACTTAAAGACACATGGGCAGAGCCAAAGTATCAACTGTAATACATGTAAACAAGGCATCAGTAAAA CATGCATGAGTGAAGAAACCAGcagccagaagcagcagcagcagcagcagcaacagcagcagcagcatgtgACAAGCTGGCCAGGGAAGCAGGTGGAGACACTGAGACTGTGGGAGGAAGCTGTCAAGGCAAGAAAGAAAG AAGCTGCTAACCTGTGCCAAACCTCCACGGCTGCTACGACACCTGTGACTCTCACTACTCCATTCAATATAACGTCCTCTGTGTCGTCTGGGACGATGTCAAACCCAGTCACAGTGGCAGCTGCAATGAGCATGAGAAGTCCAGTAAATGTTTCAAGTGCAGTTAACATAACCAGCCCAATGAACATAGGGCACCCTGTAACTATAACCAGTCCATTATCCATGACCTCTCCTTTAACACTTACTACCCCAGTCAACCTTCCCACCCCAGTCACTGCTCCAGTGAATATAGCACACCCTGTCACCATCACGTCTCCAATGAACCTGCCCACACCTATGACGTTAGCTGCCCCTCTCAATATAGCAATGAGGCCTGTAGAGAGCATGCCTTTCTTACCCCAAGCTTTGCCTACATCACCACCTTGGTAA